TCACCTCCTGGTCGATGGTCGGCATCGTGGCTGCAACGGCGGCCGCCAGCTTCGTCAGCGTGCTGCTCTATCGGAGGGCCTTCCGCACGCAGCGGGTGCCCGATGCGGACCTGGACGCCGGCGACTCGAAAAAGGTGGATGCCGAAATCCTGCGCATCGCGAAGCCGCTGGTACTGCCCGGCGTGTTCTACCAGGTGCAGGGTGTGATCACGGTGTTCCTGGTGTCGTTGTTCGGCACTTCCAGCATGCTGGCCGAGGTCGGTGCCTTTGGCCGGCTCGCCATGGTGCTGATGGTGGTGGATCGCGTGACCAACGTGCTGCTGTTCCCCGCGATCGCGCGTGCGCCGATGGGCCCGCGCCTGGGCACCATCGTGGCGCAGGCCCATGTGGCCTACTTCGCCATGGGCACAGCCGTGCTGCTGACCTCCGTCGTCTTTCCGCAGTATTGGATCCTGCTGCTGGGCAAGCAGTACGCGAGCATGGCGCCGCTGGTGTGGATGGTCTTCCTGGCATCCATCGTGATGAATGCGTCCGGCTTTGCCTTTCGCACGCTCTCGGTTCGCGGCGCGACGTCGGGCCAGACCTACAGCATCGCAGTGACGCTGGTCACCCAGGTGCTCTACCTGTGGCTGGTGGGCGTGAGCGATCTGCGCTCGGTGCTGTGGTTCGGCATCGCCACCAGCCTGGCCAACTTCTTCTACCAGTACGCGTTGCTGGCGGTGCGCTGGGTCGAGTGGCGCAAGGACAAACCACTGCCGCCCGACGACGCTCAGGCGCGCTTGTAGACCCGCCCGATCGCCGCTGCGACCTTCAACGCCAACTGGCTCTTGCGCAGCTCGCCGTCGGAATACACGCGAATCGGCGCATTGGCGTAGCGCCAGTACCATTTGCTCGCGAGCGACGGGGGCCGCCCACGCAGGGCCTGGCCGATGAAGCCGCCGTGCCAGGGCTTGACCGAGCCGATCGCGTGCGAGAGGTAGTAGCCGCCGGGCGCGAAGTCCATCGCCTCCGGGCCCGCCGTGTTCAGAGGGGCTTCGCACACCGTCAGGGCGAAGTTGAGCGCATCCTGGTCCGTCGAATGGAAGAGCGCGGCCGAGCCGCCGGCCTTGAGCTGCTTGGCGCCCTCGTTGTAGTCCACCACCAGGTCGCACAGCCGGCGCCACAGGTCCAGGAACTCGAAGTGCGCGCGCGAGACCGCGATGAAGCCCGCGTTGTAGTAGCGGTCCAGCCCGCGCCGCGGCGCGGCGCCGTGCGGCGCGAAGAAGCGCGCCCACAGCAGGCGCTTGGGATGCCGCGCCGGAAAGCACCAGTTGACGTCTTCGGCCAGCGAGATGCCGTCTTCGGTGAACCAGCCCGCCAGCGATGGCCAGTCGCACTTCACCACGATGTCCGGGTCGATGTAGGCGCAGACGTCGGCCTGCGGGGCGTGCTTTTCCAGCATCTCGCGGATGAAGGTGGGCTTGTAGTAGGTGAAGTGCAGCGGCGTGTCGAGCTCGAGCATGCACAGCGTCAGCCGGGGCGCGACCTGCAGCCGGCCGCTGGTGCGGTCGAAGGCCGGCGCGTCGACGATCCAGCCGGGCAGGGCGCCGCGGTAGCCTACCCACAGCTCGCCTTCGTAGCCGGCCGCGATCAGCGAATTCGCCAGCGCGGCGACGCCGAAGTGGTAGTTTTTCTCGAAGAGCGTGCAGAGCGTGATGTTCATGGAGAGTGTGGGAAAGTCGCGCCGAGTGTAAACAAATGTTCTACCGAGCCGTGTTCAGTGCTCCGCGAACAGTTCGCGGAGATCCCGCTCGTAGGCCCGCACGCGCCGGGCGGCCTGTTCGCGCTGAGCCGCGCTGGTCCTGTTGTGCAGCGCCGCCAGATTGCGGCAGCCTTCCTGCTGAAGCGCCTGCTGCCGATCGCGCCAGGGACCGGGCGGCGGGTCGGCGACGCGCAGCACGTAGGCATGGATGGCCGCGCGCGCTTCGGCCGGCGGCGTCCGCTCGGCCTGGAAGCGGCGCAGCAGCCCCAGCACCTCCTGCTGGCGCCGGCGGCGCTCGGCGTCGAAGGCGTGCGGATCGAAGGCGGACTGCGCCACCTGCTGCTTCAGCATTTCGCGCTGCGCCGGCTCGAGCCGTCCGTAGAAGTCCTCGTTGCGCTCCAGGAGCCGCTCGTAGCGCTTCTCCTGCCAGCGTGCCGGGCCGCCCTCGAGCCACTCCTTGCGGTACTCGGCGTCGT
Above is a window of Variovorax sp. RA8 DNA encoding:
- a CDS encoding DUF6279 family lipoprotein, producing MPLSRMRWVWLARIIGVLLAAATLAACSTLKLAYNNLPELSYWWLDAYLDFDGAQTPRVRDDLAELLAWHRRHELPRLVELLRRAQALAPEDVTTKQTCEFADQIRERLLAVAVQAEGPGTGLALSLGEAQLQHLERKYARNDAEYRKEWLEGGPARWQEKRYERLLERNEDFYGRLEPAQREMLKQQVAQSAFDPHAFDAERRRRQQEVLGLLRRFQAERTPPAEARAAIHAYVLRVADPPPGPWRDRQQALQQEGCRNLAALHNRTSAAQREQAARRVRAYERDLRELFAEH